Proteins encoded within one genomic window of Numenius arquata chromosome 12, bNumArq3.hap1.1, whole genome shotgun sequence:
- the SLA2 gene encoding src-like-adapter 2 isoform X2 has translation MGSLPSREKPLSIPPVVANTMQPTQAAPSSFLALALCDFPSGVGAAAVLRMGEQLHVLSEDGEWWLVASKVSGKECHVPSSCVAKVRHRWLYEGISRQKAEELLLRPGNRSGSFLIRESQTRQGCYSLSVRRSERASWDSVTHYRIHRLENSWLYISPGLTFPSLHDLVDHYSEFGDGLCCPLREPCAMEGPRVAPVPTMPAVVKKSSLNWDKIDSSLLFSEAVSPPEEDSPISLGLREAISSYLLLTETATPEQGPAGKGAKSS, from the exons ATGGGGAGCCTGCCCAGCCGGGAGAAGCCACTCAGCATCCCACCAGTGGTTGCCAACACCATGCAGCCCACGCAGGCAG cccccagcagcttCCTGGCTCTGGCCCTCTGCGACTTCCCCTCCGGTGTGGGGGCGGCTGCTGTCCTGAGAATGGGGGAGCAGCTCCATGTCCTCTCTGA GGATGGGGAGTGGTGGCTGGTGGCATCCAAGGTGTCTGGCAAGGAATGTCACGTCCCCAGCAGCTGTGTGGCCAAGGTCAGACACAG GTGGCTGTACGAGGGCATCAGCCGGCAgaaggcagaggagctgctgctccggCCAGGAAACCGCAGTGGGTCCTTCCTGATACGGGAGAGCCAGACCAGGCAAG GCTGCTACTCACTGTCAGTGCGCCGCAGCGAGCGTGCCTCCTGGGACTCAGTGACACACTACCGCATCCACCGCCTGGAGAACAGCTGGCTCTACATCTCACCTGGACTCACCTTCCCCAGCTTGCATGACCTGGTGGACCACTACTCTG AGTTCGGAGACGGGCTGTGCTGCCCCCTCAGGGAGCCCTGCGCCATGGAAGGGCCCAGGGTGGCTCCAGTCCCCACCATGCCTGCTGTTGTGAAGAAGTCATCACTGAACTGGGACAAGATCGATAG TTCCCTCCTGTTCTCGGAGGCCGTGTCCCCACCAGAGGAGGACTCTCCCATCAGCCTGGGCCTGCGGGAAGCCATCAGCTCCTACCTCCTCCTGACAGAGACGGCCACCCCCGAGCAGGGCCCTGCAGGGAAAGGGGCGAAAAGCAGCTGA
- the SLA2 gene encoding src-like-adapter 2 isoform X1, with the protein MGSLPSREKPLSIPPVVANTMQPTPLTFLTAPSSFLALALCDFPSGVGAAAVLRMGEQLHVLSEDGEWWLVASKVSGKECHVPSSCVAKVRHRWLYEGISRQKAEELLLRPGNRSGSFLIRESQTRQGCYSLSVRRSERASWDSVTHYRIHRLENSWLYISPGLTFPSLHDLVDHYSEFGDGLCCPLREPCAMEGPRVAPVPTMPAVVKKSSLNWDKIDSSLLFSEAVSPPEEDSPISLGLREAISSYLLLTETATPEQGPAGKGAKSS; encoded by the exons ATGGGGAGCCTGCCCAGCCGGGAGAAGCCACTCAGCATCCCACCAGTGGTTGCCAACACCATGCAGCCCAC CCCCCTCACCTTCctcacagcccccagcagcttCCTGGCTCTGGCCCTCTGCGACTTCCCCTCCGGTGTGGGGGCGGCTGCTGTCCTGAGAATGGGGGAGCAGCTCCATGTCCTCTCTGA GGATGGGGAGTGGTGGCTGGTGGCATCCAAGGTGTCTGGCAAGGAATGTCACGTCCCCAGCAGCTGTGTGGCCAAGGTCAGACACAG GTGGCTGTACGAGGGCATCAGCCGGCAgaaggcagaggagctgctgctccggCCAGGAAACCGCAGTGGGTCCTTCCTGATACGGGAGAGCCAGACCAGGCAAG GCTGCTACTCACTGTCAGTGCGCCGCAGCGAGCGTGCCTCCTGGGACTCAGTGACACACTACCGCATCCACCGCCTGGAGAACAGCTGGCTCTACATCTCACCTGGACTCACCTTCCCCAGCTTGCATGACCTGGTGGACCACTACTCTG AGTTCGGAGACGGGCTGTGCTGCCCCCTCAGGGAGCCCTGCGCCATGGAAGGGCCCAGGGTGGCTCCAGTCCCCACCATGCCTGCTGTTGTGAAGAAGTCATCACTGAACTGGGACAAGATCGATAG TTCCCTCCTGTTCTCGGAGGCCGTGTCCCCACCAGAGGAGGACTCTCCCATCAGCCTGGGCCTGCGGGAAGCCATCAGCTCCTACCTCCTCCTGACAGAGACGGCCACCCCCGAGCAGGGCCCTGCAGGGAAAGGGGCGAAAAGCAGCTGA